A genomic window from Silene latifolia isolate original U9 population chromosome 11, ASM4854445v1, whole genome shotgun sequence includes:
- the LOC141611420 gene encoding uncharacterized protein LOC141611420: protein MSYYNQQPPVGVPPQQGYPGGDGYAKDAYPPQGYPAQGYPQQGGYPQQGYPPQGYPPQQYAPQYGQQPPQQQKQSSGLMEGCLAALCCCCLLEACF, encoded by the exons ATGAGTTACTACAACCAACAACCCCCCGTTGGAGTACCTCCTCAGCAAGGGTACCCCGGTGGAGATGGGTACGCTAAAGACGCGTACCCGCCACAGGGTTATCCTGCGCAAGGATATCCTCAACAAGGTGGATACCCCCAACAAGGGTACCCGCCTCAAGGTTATCCTCCTCAACAGTATGCTCCTCAGTATGGTCAACAACCTCCCCAGCAGCAGAAACAGAGTTCTGGTCTCATGGAAGGATG TTTGGCTGCTCTCTGCTGTTGCTGTCTTCTTGAAGCCTGCTTTTAA
- the LOC141611418 gene encoding zeatin O-glucosyltransferase-like, with amino-acid sequence MESNDVHNNPEVVVVMVPFPAQGHLNQLLHFSHIITSYGIPVHYVGSGPHNHQAKLRLHGWSSQQSNQIHFHDFQLLDYKTILPPKPDPSIHWPVHFQPLFHATVHLRQPIAKLLHQLSVSFKRVVVVHDSLMTTVVEDVKSIPNAESYVFIPTSAFTTLLGYLGNSPAKLFQLDPDLPRNIPSEEGCVPTEIAEFITNQYQSLGTESGRLYNTSRVIEGRFLELLEKISKNSELKNYAIGPLNPGVGQAQTRSNGETERHRCLRWLDEQEKASVLYVAFGSTTSLSREQTNELARGLESSGHKFIWVLRKADEIDGFTQDEEEVPDGFEERVMGTGMVVREWAPQLEILAHPATGGFMSHCGWNSCMESISMGVPLAAWPMHSEQPKNSYLVSQVLRIGIVVREWEKRDELVTSSTIENAVKMLMASKEGKEMKDRVAELSYALGGSSMSDAAALNRLEIDTFISHITRTVIGKLG; translated from the coding sequence ATGGAAAGCAACGATGTACACAACAATCCAGAGGTAGTAGTAGTGATGGTTCCGTTTCCGGCACAAGGCCATCTCAACCAGCTTCTCCATTTTTCTCATATCATTACCTCCTACGGTATCCCTGTTCACTACGTCGGCTCTGGCCCACACAATCATCAAGCCAAGCTCCGACTTCACGGTTGGAGCTCGCAACAGTCGAACCAAATCCATTTTCACGACTTCCAACTCCTCGACTACAAAACCATCCTTCCTCCGAAACCTGATCCCTCCATACACTGGCCTGTACACTTCCAACCACTGTTCCATGCTACCGTTCATCTACGACAACCTATTGCCAAACTCCTGCACCAACTGTCTGTTAGTTTTAAAAGAGTTGTCGTCGTTCATGACAGTCTAATGACTACAGTCGTCGAAGATGTAAAATCCATTCCCAATGCTGAATCCTATGTCTTCATTCCCACCTCCGCCTTCACCACTTTGCTAGGCTACTTGGGGAATTCACCTGCCAAACTATTTCAGCTCGATCCTGATCTCCCGAGAAATATCCCTTCTGAGGAAGGATGCGTACCCACAGAGATTGCTGAGTTTATAACTAACCAGTATCAGTCCTTGGGGACTGAGTCTGGCAGGCTCTACAATACATCTCGAGTGATTGAAGGCCGGTTTCTTGAGCTTTTGGAGAAGATATCAAAGAATTCTGAGCTGAAGAACTATGCGATCGGGCCACTTAACCCTGGTGTAGGACAAGCTCAAACCAGAAGCAATGGAGAGACAGAGAGGCATCGATGTCTGAGGTGGCTAGACGAACAAGAGAAAGCTTCTGTTCTATATGTCGCGTTTGGATCCACCACCTCACTAAGTCGAGAACAGACAAATGAGTTGGCTCGAGGGCTAGAAAGCAGTGGCCATAAGTTCATATGGGTACTCAGAAAAGCGGATGAAATTGATGGTTTCACTCAAGACGAGGAGGAAGTGCCAGATGGGTTTGAAGAAAGAGTGATGGGGACAGGAATGGTGGTAAGAGAATGGGCGCCGCAGTTAGAAATTCTAGCTCATCCAGCGACAGGAGGGTTCATGAGTCACTGTGGGTGGAACTCGTGTATGGAGAGTATAAGCATGGGGGTGCCATTAGCAGCATGGCCTATGCATTCTGAACAACCCAAAAACAGTTATTTGGTTTCGCAGGTGCTAAGAATTGGGATCGTTGTGAGGGAGTGGGAAAAGCGCGATGAATTGGTGACGTCCAGTACTATTGAGAATGCAGTAAAAATGTTGATGGCGTCAAAGGAAGGAAAAGAGATGAAAGACAGAGTTGCTGAACTTAGTTATGCTCTTGGAGGATCATCTATGTCTGATGCTGCTGCTCTGAACCGCCTAGAAATAGATACTTTCATTTCTCATATCACTAGGACTGTCATCGGAAAATTAGGATAG
- the LOC141611419 gene encoding uncharacterized protein LOC141611419 yields the protein MTSTTTTPPPRYRPHHHYPTTPSYYSPTSSTPSLLKGCCCCLFLLISLLFLLLLAVFLIILLALKPKKPHFDLQQVAVQNLAILPSPSTAADATTVSLSIRLIFTAANPNKVGIKYGHSRFTLMYRGVPLGSGTLDGFYQPAHSVTTVTSNVSVDKVSFMQSDGLDLVKDASLYDKVEFRVLGDCTAKVRVFQVNSPGVQVSVDCVIVISPRSQALTYKQCGFDGLNV from the coding sequence ATGACTTCcacaaccaccacaccaccaccacgtTACCGCCCTCACCACCACTACCCCACCACCCCCTCCTACTACTCCCCTACATCCTCCACCCCGTCACTCCTcaaaggctgctgctgctgcctcttcctcctcatctccctccttttcctcctcctcctcgccgTCTTCCTCATCATCCTCCTCGCTCTCAAACCCAAAAAACCTCACTTCGACCTCCAACAAGTCGCCGTCCAAAACCTCGCCATCCTTCCCTCCCCCTCCACCGCCGCCGACGCCACCACCGTCTCTCTCTCCATCCGCCTCATCTTCACCGCAGCAAACCCCAACAAAGTCGGGATCAAATACGGCCATTCCCGCTTCACTCTCATGTACCGCGGCGTCCCTCTCGGTAGCGGCACCCTTGACGGGTTTTACCAACCTGCGCATAGTGTTACGACTGTTACTAGTAACGTGTCGGTTGATAAAGTTAGTTTTATGCAGTCTGATGGGTTGGATTTGGTTAAGGATGCTAGTTTGTATGATAAGGTTGAATTTAGGGTTTTAGGTGATTGTACGGCCAAAGTTAGGGTTTTTCAGGTTAATTCTCCCGGTGTTCAGGTTTCGGTTGATTGTGTTATTGTTATTAGTCCTAGGAGTCAGGCTCTTACTTATAAGCAGTGTGGTTTTGATGGTTTAAATGTCTAG